One segment of Panicum virgatum strain AP13 chromosome 3K, P.virgatum_v5, whole genome shotgun sequence DNA contains the following:
- the LOC120696687 gene encoding long chain acyl-CoA synthetase 6, peroxisomal-like isoform X1 — MAPQQDQEQPPMDAARRRIRAVSAHLSPPAPAAGSGLDANPTAGEYAHVQGYSVVLPEKLQTGKWNVYRSARSPLRLINRFPENPDIGTLHDNFVYAVEMFRDCRYLGTRIREDGTVGDYKWMTYGEASTSRTAIGSGLIHCGILEGARIGLYFINRPEWIIVDHACAAYSYVSVPLYDTLGPDAVQFIVNHATIEVIFCVPQTLSTLLSFITHMPCVRLIVVVGGEDVKIPLTPANTGVQTITYTTLHNQGKTSPQPFRPPKPDGVATICYTSGTTGTPKGAVLSHENLIANVAGSSLGIKFYPSDVYISYLPLAHIYERANQVALLHYGVAIGFYQGDNLKLMDDLAALRPTIFSSVPRLYNRIYAAITNAVKESGGLKERLFHTAYNAKRQAILNGRNPSPMWDRLVFNKIKARLGGRVRLMSSGASPLSSDVMEFLRICFGGEIFEGYGMTETSCVISTMDIGDKLIGHVGSPNPACEVKLVDVPEMNYTSEDQPYPRGEICARGPIIFRGYYKDEVQTREVIDEDGWLHTGDIGLWLPGGRLKIIDRKKNIFKLAQGEYIAPEKIENVYAKCKFIAQCFVYGDSFNSSLVAIVAVEPEVLKAWAASEGIQYEDLRQLCADPRARATVLADMDSIGKEAQLRGFEFAKAVTLVAEPFTLENGLLTPTFKVKRPQAKAYFAKEISDMYAQLREAESAKAKL, encoded by the exons ATGGCGCCGCAGCAGGATCAGGAGCAACCCCCAATGgacgccgcccggcgccgcatCCGCGCGGTCTCCGCCCACCTCagcccgccggcgcccgccgcggGCAGCGGCCTCGACGCCaaccccaccgccggcgagtaCGCCCATG TGCAGGGTTACAGTGTGGTTCTCCCTGAGAAGTTGCAAACTGGAAAGTGGAATGTGTACAG ATCTGCACGGTCACCTCTTAGGTTGATAAATAGGTTTCCTGAAAATCCAGATATCGGAACGCTGCATGATAATTTTGT GTATGCAGTTGAGATGTTTAGGGATTGTCGATACCTGGGAACAAGAATCCGCGAAGACGGAACTGTTGGAGA TTACAAATGGATGACATATGGGGAAGCAAGTACAAGCAGGACTGCAATAGGTTCTGGTCTCATTCACTGTGGAATACTTGAA GGTGCACGCATTGGTCTGTATTTTATAAACAGACCTGAATGGATCATAGTTGATCATGCTTGTGCTGCATACTCATATGTATCTGTGCCACTTTATGACACCCTTG GTCCAGATGCAGTTCAATTCATTGTGAACCATGCAACAATAGAAGTTATTTTCTGTGTGCCTCAAACACTAAGCACT CTGTTAAGCTTTATAACCCACATGCCATGTGTTCGGCTTATAGTG GTAGTTGGTGGAGAAGATGTTAAGATTCCACTCACACCTGCAAATACTGGAGTGCAAACTATAACTTACACCACTCTACACAATCAG GGAAAGACGAGCCCTCAACCTTTCCGACCTCCAAAACCTGATGGCGTTGCTACTATTTGTTACACAAGTGGTACCACAGGTACTCCAAAG GGAGCTGTTCTTTCTCATGAGAACTTAATCGCAAATGTAGCAGGGTCAAGCCTGGGAATTAAATTTTACCCCTCTGATGT CTATATTTCTTATTTACCCTTGGCTCACATCTACGAGAGAGCTAACCAGGTTGCGTTGCTTCACTATGGTGTTGCCATTGGATTTTACCAAGGG GATAATTTGAAGCTGATGGATGATCTGGCTGCTTTGAGACCAACAATATTCTCAAGTGTTCCTCGGTTATATAACAGAATTTATGCAGC AATTACAAATGCTGTGAAGGAATCTGGTGGGCTGAAAGAAAGACTGTTTCATACTGCATACAATGCCAAGaggcaagcaattcttaatg GACGAAATCCGTCGCCAATGTGGGATAGGTTGGTGTTTAACAAAATAAAAGCTAGGCTTGGTGGACGAGTGAGACTCATGTCTTCAGGTGCTTCTCCATTGTCATCAGATGTCATGGAATTCTTAAGGAT ATGCTTTGGTGGTGAAATTTTTGAAGGCTATGGAATGACAGAGACATCTTGTGTCATCTCTACAATGGATATTGGCGATAAGTTAATTGGTCATGTTGGATCCCCAAACCCTGCTTGCG AGGTTAAACTTGTGGATGTCCCAGAAATGAATTATACTTCTGAGGATCAACCATATCCTCGTGGAGAAATCTGTGCTAGGGGACCCATAATTTTCCGTGGCTATTATAAAGATGAAGTTCAAAC AAGAGAGGTCATTGATgaagatggttggttacacaccGGAGACATAGGTTTATGGCTGCCTGGAGGGCGTTTAAAAATTATAGATAG GAAAAAGAACATTTTCAAATTAGCTCAAGGAGAGTACATAGCTCCAGAGAAGATCGAGAATGTCTATGCCAAGTGCAAGTTCATTGCTCAATGCTTTGTATATG GTGATAGTTTCAACTCTTCCCTAGTTGCCATTGTAGCAGTTGAACCTGAGGTGTTGAAGGCTTGGGCTGCATCAGAAGGAATTCAG TACGAGGACTTACGACAGCTCTGTGCTGATCCTAGAGCAAGAGCCACTGTCCTGGCTGACATGGATTCCATTGGAAAGGAAGCTCAG CTAAGAGGTTTTGAATTTGCAAAAGCTGTTACCCTTGTTGCTGAACCATTCACATTGGAAAATGGTCTCCTCACCCCAACGTTCAAG GTCAAAAGACCGCAAGCTAAGGCATACTTTGCAAAAGAAATCTCAGATATGTACGCTCAATTGCGAGAGGCAGAGTCAGCTAAGGCGAAGCTATAG
- the LOC120696688 gene encoding uncharacterized protein LOC120696688 isoform X2, protein MVSTLQYYTQVSNRRSRRWMNGRLLIELVPRLHVEEIKGLFAPPPWGEELPLSAFCRTSVGEWDAFRSIDMDVEARLMQHMKISSEKTRTHIDEDEAIALNAWRRIDCQTRESIKRNFLPDLLEIYEEQVRAFIEDASDKDVLVLNVQDPFQRLLLHGVCEFYNVTSKTTSSARDGKPWKTTTIKKRPGTGIPSRITLVSFLRMKKTGSQH, encoded by the exons ATGGTTTCCACATTACAATATTATACACAGGTCAGTAACCGGAGATCACGTAGATGGATGAATGGCCGCTTGCTGATTGAACTTGTCCCACGGCTTCATGTTGAGGAAATCAAAGGCCTCTTTGCTCCTCCACCATGGG GTGAGGAACTGCCCTTGTCAGCATTCTGCAGGACAAGTGTTGGTGAATGGGATGCCTTCAGGAGCATTGACATGGATGTTGAG GCAAGATTGATGCAACACATGAAAATATCATCGGAAAAAACAAGGACTCATATAGACGAAGATGAAGCGATTGCGCTGAATGCTTGGCGCCGTATAGATTGCCAAACAAGAGAATCTATAAAGAGAAATTTCCTACCCGATCTTCTTGAAATATATGAA GAACAAGTTAGGGCCTTCATTGAAGATGCTAGTGATAAAGATGTGCTTGTGCTGAATGTCCAGGACCCATTTCAGAGGCTGCTTCTGCATGGTGTCTGTGAG TTCTATAATGTAACCTCAAAAACCACAAGCAGTGCAAGAGATGGGAAGCCGTGGAAGACAACCACCATCAAGAAGAGGCCGGGCACGGGTATTCCTTCCAGAATCACATTAGTGAGCTTCCTGAGGATGAAGAAGACCGGGTCCCAACATTAG
- the LOC120696688 gene encoding uncharacterized protein LOC120696688 isoform X1, translated as MASADLLRREEEFYSSLFDSAKGDGARSRSQLIERKIEALEDMATKVSNRRSRRWMNGRLLIELVPRLHVEEIKGLFAPPPWGEELPLSAFCRTSVGEWDAFRSIDMDVEARLMQHMKISSEKTRTHIDEDEAIALNAWRRIDCQTRESIKRNFLPDLLEIYEEQVRAFIEDASDKDVLVLNVQDPFQRLLLHGVCEFYNVTSKTTSSARDGKPWKTTTIKKRPGTGIPSRITLVSFLRMKKTGSQH; from the exons ATGGCGAGCGCGGATCTGCTACGGAGGGAGGAGGAGTTCTACTCTTCCCTCTTCGATTCCGCTAAAG GCGACGGCGCTCGGTCACGTTCACAGTTGATTGAGAGGAAGATTGAAGCCCTCGAGGACATGGCCACCAAG GTCAGTAACCGGAGATCACGTAGATGGATGAATGGCCGCTTGCTGATTGAACTTGTCCCACGGCTTCATGTTGAGGAAATCAAAGGCCTCTTTGCTCCTCCACCATGGG GTGAGGAACTGCCCTTGTCAGCATTCTGCAGGACAAGTGTTGGTGAATGGGATGCCTTCAGGAGCATTGACATGGATGTTGAG GCAAGATTGATGCAACACATGAAAATATCATCGGAAAAAACAAGGACTCATATAGACGAAGATGAAGCGATTGCGCTGAATGCTTGGCGCCGTATAGATTGCCAAACAAGAGAATCTATAAAGAGAAATTTCCTACCCGATCTTCTTGAAATATATGAA GAACAAGTTAGGGCCTTCATTGAAGATGCTAGTGATAAAGATGTGCTTGTGCTGAATGTCCAGGACCCATTTCAGAGGCTGCTTCTGCATGGTGTCTGTGAG TTCTATAATGTAACCTCAAAAACCACAAGCAGTGCAAGAGATGGGAAGCCGTGGAAGACAACCACCATCAAGAAGAGGCCGGGCACGGGTATTCCTTCCAGAATCACATTAGTGAGCTTCCTGAGGATGAAGAAGACCGGGTCCCAACATTAG
- the LOC120696687 gene encoding long chain acyl-CoA synthetase 6, peroxisomal-like isoform X2 — translation MGYSVVLPEKLQTGKWNVYRSARSPLRLINRFPENPDIGTLHDNFVYAVEMFRDCRYLGTRIREDGTVGDYKWMTYGEASTSRTAIGSGLIHCGILEGARIGLYFINRPEWIIVDHACAAYSYVSVPLYDTLGPDAVQFIVNHATIEVIFCVPQTLSTLLSFITHMPCVRLIVVVGGEDVKIPLTPANTGVQTITYTTLHNQGKTSPQPFRPPKPDGVATICYTSGTTGTPKGAVLSHENLIANVAGSSLGIKFYPSDVYISYLPLAHIYERANQVALLHYGVAIGFYQGDNLKLMDDLAALRPTIFSSVPRLYNRIYAAITNAVKESGGLKERLFHTAYNAKRQAILNGRNPSPMWDRLVFNKIKARLGGRVRLMSSGASPLSSDVMEFLRICFGGEIFEGYGMTETSCVISTMDIGDKLIGHVGSPNPACEVKLVDVPEMNYTSEDQPYPRGEICARGPIIFRGYYKDEVQTREVIDEDGWLHTGDIGLWLPGGRLKIIDRKKNIFKLAQGEYIAPEKIENVYAKCKFIAQCFVYGDSFNSSLVAIVAVEPEVLKAWAASEGIQYEDLRQLCADPRARATVLADMDSIGKEAQLRGFEFAKAVTLVAEPFTLENGLLTPTFKVKRPQAKAYFAKEISDMYAQLREAESAKAKL, via the exons ATG GGTTACAGTGTGGTTCTCCCTGAGAAGTTGCAAACTGGAAAGTGGAATGTGTACAG ATCTGCACGGTCACCTCTTAGGTTGATAAATAGGTTTCCTGAAAATCCAGATATCGGAACGCTGCATGATAATTTTGT GTATGCAGTTGAGATGTTTAGGGATTGTCGATACCTGGGAACAAGAATCCGCGAAGACGGAACTGTTGGAGA TTACAAATGGATGACATATGGGGAAGCAAGTACAAGCAGGACTGCAATAGGTTCTGGTCTCATTCACTGTGGAATACTTGAA GGTGCACGCATTGGTCTGTATTTTATAAACAGACCTGAATGGATCATAGTTGATCATGCTTGTGCTGCATACTCATATGTATCTGTGCCACTTTATGACACCCTTG GTCCAGATGCAGTTCAATTCATTGTGAACCATGCAACAATAGAAGTTATTTTCTGTGTGCCTCAAACACTAAGCACT CTGTTAAGCTTTATAACCCACATGCCATGTGTTCGGCTTATAGTG GTAGTTGGTGGAGAAGATGTTAAGATTCCACTCACACCTGCAAATACTGGAGTGCAAACTATAACTTACACCACTCTACACAATCAG GGAAAGACGAGCCCTCAACCTTTCCGACCTCCAAAACCTGATGGCGTTGCTACTATTTGTTACACAAGTGGTACCACAGGTACTCCAAAG GGAGCTGTTCTTTCTCATGAGAACTTAATCGCAAATGTAGCAGGGTCAAGCCTGGGAATTAAATTTTACCCCTCTGATGT CTATATTTCTTATTTACCCTTGGCTCACATCTACGAGAGAGCTAACCAGGTTGCGTTGCTTCACTATGGTGTTGCCATTGGATTTTACCAAGGG GATAATTTGAAGCTGATGGATGATCTGGCTGCTTTGAGACCAACAATATTCTCAAGTGTTCCTCGGTTATATAACAGAATTTATGCAGC AATTACAAATGCTGTGAAGGAATCTGGTGGGCTGAAAGAAAGACTGTTTCATACTGCATACAATGCCAAGaggcaagcaattcttaatg GACGAAATCCGTCGCCAATGTGGGATAGGTTGGTGTTTAACAAAATAAAAGCTAGGCTTGGTGGACGAGTGAGACTCATGTCTTCAGGTGCTTCTCCATTGTCATCAGATGTCATGGAATTCTTAAGGAT ATGCTTTGGTGGTGAAATTTTTGAAGGCTATGGAATGACAGAGACATCTTGTGTCATCTCTACAATGGATATTGGCGATAAGTTAATTGGTCATGTTGGATCCCCAAACCCTGCTTGCG AGGTTAAACTTGTGGATGTCCCAGAAATGAATTATACTTCTGAGGATCAACCATATCCTCGTGGAGAAATCTGTGCTAGGGGACCCATAATTTTCCGTGGCTATTATAAAGATGAAGTTCAAAC AAGAGAGGTCATTGATgaagatggttggttacacaccGGAGACATAGGTTTATGGCTGCCTGGAGGGCGTTTAAAAATTATAGATAG GAAAAAGAACATTTTCAAATTAGCTCAAGGAGAGTACATAGCTCCAGAGAAGATCGAGAATGTCTATGCCAAGTGCAAGTTCATTGCTCAATGCTTTGTATATG GTGATAGTTTCAACTCTTCCCTAGTTGCCATTGTAGCAGTTGAACCTGAGGTGTTGAAGGCTTGGGCTGCATCAGAAGGAATTCAG TACGAGGACTTACGACAGCTCTGTGCTGATCCTAGAGCAAGAGCCACTGTCCTGGCTGACATGGATTCCATTGGAAAGGAAGCTCAG CTAAGAGGTTTTGAATTTGCAAAAGCTGTTACCCTTGTTGCTGAACCATTCACATTGGAAAATGGTCTCCTCACCCCAACGTTCAAG GTCAAAAGACCGCAAGCTAAGGCATACTTTGCAAAAGAAATCTCAGATATGTACGCTCAATTGCGAGAGGCAGAGTCAGCTAAGGCGAAGCTATAG